A window of Silurus meridionalis isolate SWU-2019-XX chromosome 4, ASM1480568v1, whole genome shotgun sequence contains these coding sequences:
- the LOC124385197 gene encoding histone-lysine N-methyltransferase ASH1L-like isoform X1, translating to MDKKKKPDLPRPTAERARMSEGTEGKKTPRKTKSDDLDFFFEETDGRDNQLHDLTVKEADCSEGNMKAKIRPAAKRTKKPPKSLENFICRPSVRVFQRPEPLGQSVCKRRDGISAKTRCYSQLCHPVQKKCNTDSLVTKDNTAMTNTDPSALSSSSLITSGIMLPPSNSPTTRAAKKVLPKQNKKTDLKSNITLQETPQSSSKLSISHKIMLNTHIKQPLSSKHPPNSTSQQDSSSQESINVLNEDNTQQGQASPNSSYGNPNESNLHIVSSKLTSCFPRKVSECNESNSEMQSNMCLNTKKGVGCVDDPSHANVRILTSEKSKQQNSSTQETSTCPNDLPEHPTSFHVTESLSSCKCLDTTSDLSENSRGSKGQNENKNTCWTSEITMKFPKNPVSEHKNYNSTNDLANDEHGKHSKLCTNQGQMEVQCLTNTNACLGSTINPQVSSSPVKCLMDGLSSNSWEDKRLSKKRHVRSLRSSKIANVDNEVNHSPVAYKILHSGSQNETPFHSSSESLSSPQCKQNPVGQPPKSPQNVKNCSSEISSQNNPPCRKRGRPKTKLGVGVQANNSQVSVVNPPSDQNPEALEPELDMKQSRPMARKRGRPKQSFSVQALETQPTLISKKQDSGDLHITYTDKARNIQKCKKSKRVIMKTIIGKINKMKVNRKDQVLTQILLGQKQCDSKDISQEGTERDACSPDSTATHSLSSLVSSFGGKLGSQINVSKRGTIYMGKRRGRKPKSQTTSNISSQKSPQMFPDNPAFNLKSAFAQSSLDTQTIPLSCFSSTSKNFTSSLSGSSSQIHFSTPKVKATSFKQLSENSQACCEATLQCNSGEGINDNTTSDGGERSNRLDDGIGFCSASPTGSMFTMSGVPGSSSFEGRPKSLSSLPSERLFSSHLPLVSGRQQDSSHLLTFADQEAHKFKCHRKGHHCLSREKLRRHKYKCKKKYIQLKAKHQDPDFLADIDDLVVRLSKIRIVQRITRTKLTDDGNATGRNGQKGKCQSYDLQCLQEKVHPPAMFQINLSGYYSPHSALSCEPLHYVRMANMRRKHGCSSEPNEQIVTHFPVMHKLGYPYPGGGFIHPSYKVPFTTTSLGFGLCRGYPSSTLYPLPFPPSYMHHYSKNPIISPSKFHKKRTKLPRQESAVWGQNTFGAYPRTTSHSSCDCFNTESGQRQKQKEKGKGRRDKHSMMTERQHGNDACLWLNKFTKDNENSGGCSFNSPSPVFSQIQQKDNSFPFSRLNPSNLGQGGEVSWSEHQPPWGLGNNSLNQPSLEKTLEINSVLHENTLKGPETDINSKSAQHLHRRTESCLKVPTLISRTPSQKRIMKSRKTRGLAPVKELSSGDKRTPGSDQAGIFSKKLQCSNSSSSKDPEKIPRELNRFKAKRRLLNKHKSNHFRRTLPLLRDNHAQPVARSAPSTSAKVQHLSPPKPPNSEGQEVTDCNEEKKRGPGRPRKSLKLSSPSSLHSVPELSSSLTIEKATEEDNNNSDTVLEVIELVIQGEQRSGKKRKLDECLEDGDQDENEEKDVTERSPTHCHMCSASIGTSPSQVEDNRQEHAIDSLPNKKYLWAGLYSDDYKMENIPDQPHQLNLESLEYNPEEHQYGLLPAPLHVGKYLRVKRINFQLPYDIHWQCARNKLFEKPVNLPQATPSNSSCNPPNSSASQSCSDDFLNTTLSDDESQSCDTASHSHVYEEPHESHHHLKQQEENSDNENFPSTLSSEERSFVMKHGVFLVRNYEKMKARQAFLLREGMREQEKETDEDKESAQQSEGRGLGEDPTIKSGLGVCVVVGDMCMCPTEWMSCSKEGEHVTFKSKNLSHTLQEIWERTVRFKGSSGQTLSDPLLNLCSRKRSDSALMDLSMVQKQLQSGHYESLAAFHSDMLTVFHCAEKYYGSESSVGRDVSQLRAIYHRAHQEASAHISNFL from the exons atggataaaaaaaagaagccggATTTACCTAGGCCAACAGCAGAGAGAGCAAGAATGTCTGAGGGGACAGAGGGTAAAAAAACCCCAAGAAAGACCAAATCAGACGACCTGGATTTCTTCTTTGAAGAAACTGATGGCAGAGATAACCAGCTGCATGATTTAACAGTTAAAGAGGCTGACTGTTCAGAGGGTAATATGAAAGCGAAGATCAGACCTGCTGCAAAACGAACCAAGAAACCCCCAAAGAGCCTCGAGAACTTCATATGTCGTCCTTCTGTTCGAGTTTTTCAGAGGCCTGAACCTTTGGGGCAAAGTGTCTGCAAACGAAGGGATGGGATAAGTGCTAAAACTAGATGCTACAGTCAGTTATGTCACCCTGTTCAGAAGAAATGCAACACTGACTCATTGGTAACAAAAGACAATACAGCTATGACAAATACTGATCCATCAGCactttcttcctcctctctcatCACTTCTGGTATCATGTTGCCTCCTTCAAATTCTCCTACTACAAGGGCAGCTAAAAAG GTTCTCCCTAAACAAAATAAGAAGACagatttaaagtcaaatataacACTACAGGAAACCCCACAGTCATCCAGCAAACTGTCAATTTCTCACAAGATAATGCTCAATACTCATATAAAGCAGCCTCTCTCCTCAAAACATCCTCCAAATTCCACCTCTCAACAGGACTCCAGCTCACAAGAGAGCATTAACGTTCTTAATGAGGACAATACACAGCAAGGTCAAGCCAGTCCAAACTCCAGTTATGGAAATCCAAATGAATCCAATTTACATATTGTGTCATCTAAACTAACATCCTGTTTTCCAAGAAAGGTCTCAGAATGCAATGAAAGTAATTCAGAAATGCAATCAAATATGTGTTTGAACACAAAGAAGGGTGTGGGTTGTGTGGATGATCCCAGCCATGCTAATGTTAGAATATTAACTTCTGAAAAAAGTAAGCAACAAAATAGCTCCACACAAGAGACAAGTACTTGTCCAAATGACCTGCCAGAACATCCCACGTCTTTCCATGTAACTGAGTCCCTATCGTCATGTAAGTGCTTGGACACCACATCAGACCTGTCAGAGAATAGTAGAGGAAGCAAAGggcaaaatgaaaataaaaacacatgttGGACTTCAGAAATAACAATGAAATTCCCTAAAAATCCTGTTTCTGaacacaaaaattataatagcaCAAATGACTTGGCTAATGATGAGCATGGAAAGCATAGCAAGCTTTGTACAAATCAAGGACAAATGGAAGTACAGTGCTTGACTAACACTAACGCCTGTCTAGGTTCTACAATAAATCCTCAAGTATCTTCCAGCCCAGTTAAATGTCTGATGGATGGCTTATCTTCAAACAGCTGGGAAGACAAAAGACTGTCAAAGAAACGACATGTCAGAAGTCTTCGTAGCAGTAAGATTGCAAACGTGGACAACGAGGTTAATCATAGTCCTGTTGCCTATAAAATACTACACAGTGGTTCACAAAATGAAACTCCATTCCATAGTTCTTCAGAATCATTGTCCTCACCTCAGTGTAAACAAAATCCAGTTGGACAACCTCCCAAGTCCCCTCAAAACGTAAAAAATTGCAGTTCCGAAATTTCATCCCAAAATAATCCACCATGTAGGAAAAGAGGGAGACCAAAAACCAAATTAGGTGTGGGAGTTCAGGCAAACAATTCTCAAGTGTCTGTTGTTAATCCTCCAAGTGATCAAAACCCAGAAGCCCTAGAGCCAGAACTTGATATGAAGCAGTCAAGGCCTATGGCAAGAAAACGTGGGCGTCCCAAACAGTCTTTTTCTGTCCAAGCACTGGAAACTCAGCCAACATTAATCTCTAAGAAACAGGATTCTGGAGACCTCCATATTACTTACACAGACAAAGCAAGAAACATTCAAAAGTGCAAGAAAAGCAAGAGAGTAATAATGAAGACAATAATTGGAAAGatcaataaaatgaaagtgaatAGAAAAGATCAAGTGCTTACACAGATTCTGTTAGGGCAGAAGCAATGCGACAGTAAAGATATTTCTCAAGAAGGGACAGAACGAGATGCGTGCAGTCCAGATTCTACTGCAACACACTCCTTATCTTCTCTTGTATCATCTTTTGGAGGCAAACTTGGTTCTCAAATCAATGTCAGCAAAAGAGGAACTATCTACATGGGAAAGAGGAGAGGTCGCAAACCGAAAAGCCAGACAACCTCCAATATTTCCTCACAGAAATCTCCACAGATGTTCCCAGACAACCCGGCTTTTAATCTTAAATCTGCTTTTGCGCAGTCATCATTAGACACGCAAACTATTCCTTTATCATGCTTCTCTAGCACATCTAAAAATTTTACCTCATCATTATCTGGGAGTAGTTCACAGATACATTTCAGTACCCCAAAAGTCAAAGCAACTTCCTTTAAACAACTCAGTGAAAATTCCCAGGCTTGCTGTGAAGCAACATTACAATGTAACAGTGGGGAAGGAATTAATGATAACACCACATCAGACGGGGGTGAGAGGAGCAACAGGTTGGATGATGGCATTGGATTTTGCTCAGCATCACCCACAGGCTCTATGTTCACAATGTCTGGTGTTCCTGGGAGCAGTTCTTTTGAGGGTAGACCAAAGTCTCTTTCCTCCTTGCCTTCAGAGCgccttttttcttctcatttaccATTAGTCTCTGGAAGGCAACAAGATTCTAGTCACTTATTGACATTTGCTGACCAAGAGGCCCATAAGTTTAAATGCCACAGGAAGGGTCATCACTGCCTTAGTCGAGAAAAGCTTAGaagacataaatataaatgcaagaAGAAGTATATACAACTCAAGGCAAAACACCAAGATCCAGACTTCCTTGCTGATATTGATGACTTAGTTGTCAGATTGAGTAAGATTCGTATTGTGCAGCGTATCACCCGAACAAAGCTTACTGATGATGGTAATGCAACCGGAAGAAATGGGCAAAAGGGCAAATGTCAATCCTATGATTTGCAGTGCCTACAAGAAAAAGTTCACCCCCCAGCCATGTTTCAGATTAACCTTAGTGGCTACTATTCTCCACATTCTGCCCTGTCCTGTGAACCTCTTCATTACGTTAGAATGGCAAATATGAGAAGGAAACATGGTTGCTCCTCTGAGCCAAATGAACAAATTGTTACACATTTCCCTGTGATGCATAAACTTGGATACCCATACCCAGGTGGTGGATTTATCCACCCATCCTACAAAGTGCCATTTACAACCACCTCACTTGGTTTTGGACTCTGTCGAGGATACCCATCCAGTACATTATATCCACTACCTTTTCCACCGTCATATATGCACCACTACTCTAAAAACCCAATTATCAGCCCATCTAAGTTCCACAAAAAGAGGACCAAGTTACCAAGGCAAGAGTCTGCAGTTTGGGGACAGAACACTTTTGGAGCATATCCTAGGACGACCTCACACTCCTCCTGTGACTGTTTCAATACAGAAAGTGGGCAAAGGCAGAAGCAGAAAGAGAAAGGCAAAGGAAGGCGGGATAAACATAGTATGATGACAGAAAGACAGCATGGAAATGATGCATGTCTTTGGCTTAATAAATTCACAAAAGACAATGAGAATTCTGGAGGCTGTTCATTTAACTCCCCCTCTCCAGTTTTCTCACAAATCCAACAGAAAGACAATTCCTTTCCTTTTTCACGTTTAAATCCATCAAACCTGGGGCAGGGAGGAGAAGTAAGCTGGTCAGAGCATCAGCCACCATGGGGTCTTGGCAACAATAGCCTAAACCAGCCCTCACTTGAAAAAACACTTGAAATCAATTCAGTGCTCCACGAGAATACTTTGAAAGGTCCAGAGACTGATATAAACTCAAAATCAGCTCAGCATTTACATAGAAGAACTGAGTCTTGCTTAAAAGTGCCTACACTTATTAGCAGAACTCCAAGTCAGAAAAGGATCATGAAGTCAAGAAAGACTAGAGGACTGGCACCTGTGAAAGAGTTATCTTCTGGAGATAAGAGAACACCAG GTAGTGATCAAGCTGGAATTTTTTCCAAAAAGCTTCAGTGCAGTAATTCTTCATCATCCAAAGATCCAGAAAAGATACCAAGGGAGCTAAACAGGTTTAAAGCCAAAAGGAGGCTTCTGAATAAGCATAAGTCAAACCATTTTCGCCGAACCTTGCCTCTTTTAAGGGATAATCATGCACAACCAGTAGCTAGAAGTGCCCCTTCTACAAGTGCTAAAGTACAACATTTGAGTCCACCAAAGCCTCCAAATTCTGAGGGACAGGAGGTTACAGATTGCaacgaagaaaagaaaagaggaccAGGACGACCAAGGAAGAGTCTTAAACTCTCTTCTCCATCATCTTTACATTCTGTTCCTGAGCTGTCCTCCTCTTTGACTATAGAAAAGGCAACAGAGGAAGACAACAATAACAGTGATACAGTGCTGGAAGTCATTGAGCTTGTCATTCAAGGAGAACAGAGAAGTGGGAAAAAGAGGAAACTCGATGAATGTCTGGAAGATGGAGATCAGGAtgagaatgaagaaaaagatgTGACTGAGAGATCTCCCACTCATTGCCATATGTGCTCGGCATCCATTGGTACATCACCTAGTCAGGTTGAAGACAACCGACAGGAGCATGCTATAGACTCACTACCCAATAAGAAGTATTTGTGGGCAGGTCTTTATTCAGATGATTATAAAATGGAAAA CATTCCTGATCAGCCTCATCAGCTTAATTTAGAGAGTCTAGAGTACAATCCAGAAGAGCACCAGTATGGCTTGCTTCCTGCACCTCTGCATGTGG GAAAGTACCTAAGAGTGAAACGGATCAACTTTCAGTTGCCCTATGACATCCACTGGCAATGCGCACGCAACAAG CTATTTGAAAAACCTGTTAATCTACCACAGGCAACACCGTCAA ACAGTTCCTGTAACCCCCCGAACAGCAGTGCGTCTCAGTCCTGCTCTGACGATTTCCTCAATACAAC GCTCAGTGATGATGAGAGTCAATCCTGTGATACGGCCAGTCACTCACATGTATACGAGGAACCCCATGAGAGCCATCATCACCTCAAACAACAG GAGGAAAACAGTGACAATGAGAACTTCCCCTCAACCTTATCTAGTGAGGAGAG AAGTTTTGTAATGAAACATGGTGTCTTCCTGGTGAGAAATTACGAGAAGATGAAGGCAAGACAGGCGTTTCTTCTGAGAGAGGGCatgagagagcaagagaaagaaacgGATGAGGACAAAGAGAGTGCACAGCAGAGTGAGGGTAGAGGCCTTGGAGAGGATCCAACCATCAAGTCAGGTCTAGGAGTTTGTGTAGTTGTTGGcgacatgtgcat GTGCCCGACTGAGTGGATGTCATGTTCTAAAGAAGGGGAGCATGTAACTTTCAAGAGCaaaaatctctcacacacacttcaagaAATCTGGGAGAGGACTGTTCGTTTTAAGG GATCATCTGGACAAACTCTTAGTGATCCTCTCCTTAACCTGTGCTCTAGAAAAAG GTCTGATTCTGCTCTGATGGACCTCAGCATGGTGCAAAAGCAACTCCAGTCAGGACACTATGAGAGCCTGGCTGCCTTCCACTCAGACATGCTGACTGTATTCCACTGTGCAGAG AAATACTACGGTTCAGAATCTTCAGTCGGTCGGGATGTGAGTCAGCTGAGGGCCATATACCACAGAGCTCACCAGGAAGCCTCAGCCCACATCAGCAACTTCCTGTAA